The proteins below are encoded in one region of Triticum aestivum cultivar Chinese Spring chromosome 1B, IWGSC CS RefSeq v2.1, whole genome shotgun sequence:
- the LOC123117436 gene encoding probable lactoylglutathione lyase, chloroplastic isoform X2, giving the protein MARLLSPLPITAVAAVAAVSPSRFRIPAVSVARRQALFGGRVGLRVPARLSTRGVSAGAEAGVPAARAAAVISPEEAVEWVKKDRRRLLHVVYRVGDLDKTIKFYTECLGMKLLRRRDIPEERYTNAFLGYGPEDSHFVAELTYNYGVESYDIGSGFGHFGIAVEDVEKTVELIKAKGGTVTREPGPVKGGKSVIAFIEDPDGYKFELIERGPTPEPLCQVMLRVGDLDRAISFYEKYTIAMMGYGPEDKHAVLELTYNYGVKEYDKGNAYAQIAIGTDDVYKTAEVVRQNGGQITREPGPLPGISTKITACTDPDGWKSVFVDNLDFLKELEE; this is encoded by the exons ATGGCTCGCCTCCTCTCCCCCCTCCCaatcaccgccgtcgccgccgtcgccgccgtctccccctccCGCTTCCGCATCCCCGCCGTCTCCG TCGCGCGGCGTCAGGCGCTCTTCGGCGGAAGAGTAGGGTTGAGGGTGCCCGCGAGACTGTCAACGAGGGGAGTGAGCGCCGGCGCGGAGGCGGGCGTGCCCGCAGCTCGAGCGGCCGCGGTGATTAGCCCTGAGGAGGCCGTGGAGTGGGTCAAGAAGGACAGGAGGCGCCTGCTCCACGTCGTCTACCGCGTCGGCGATCTTGACAAGACTATCAA GTTTTATACGGAGTGCTTAGGGATGAAGCTGCTGCGGAGAAGGGACATCCCGGAGGAGAGGTACACCAACGCCTTTCTTGGGTACGGACCAGAGGACTCGCATTTTGTTGCGGAGCTCACTTACA ACTATGGTGTCGAAAGTTACGATATTGGGTCTGGTTTTGGTCATTTTGGAATTGCTGTTGAGGAT GTCGAAAAAACAGTGGAACTTATTAAAGCCAAGGGAGGAACAGTAACAAGGGAACCAGGTCCGGTAAAAGGTGGAAAGTCAGTCATTGCCTTCATTGAAGATCCTGATGGTTACAAGTTCGAGCTTATAGAAAGAGGTCCCACACCTGAGCCTTTGTGCCAAGTAATGCTTCGAGTGGGAGATCTTGATCGTGCTATAAGTTTTTATGAGAAG TATACCATTGCTATGATGGGATATGGCCCTGAAGACAAACATGCTGTACTGGAGTTGACATACAATTATGGTGTCAAGGAATATGATAAAGGAAATGCTTATGCACAG ATTGCTATTGGTACTGATGATGTCTACAAGACCGCAGAAGTTGTTAGACAAAACGGGGGACAAATAACTCGTGAACCTGGCCCATTACCTGGCATTAGTACCAAGATAACTGCCTGCACAGATCCAGATGGCTGGAAATCA GTATTTGTTGACAATCTAGATTTTCTCAAGGAGTTGGAAGAATGA
- the LOC123117436 gene encoding probable lactoylglutathione lyase, chloroplastic isoform X1, translating into MARLLSPLPITAVAAVAAVSPSRFRIPAVSVARRQALFGGRVGLRVPARLSTRGVSAGAEAGVPAARAAAVISPEEAVEWVKKDRRRLLHVVYRVGDLDKTIKFYTECLGMKLLRRRDIPEERYTNAFLGYGPEDSHFVAELTYNYGVESYDIGSGFGHFGIAVEDVEKTVELIKAKGGTVTREPGPVKGGKSVIAFIEDPDGYKFELIERGPTPEPLCQVMLRVGDLDRAISFYEKAFGMELLRRKDNPQYKYTIAMMGYGPEDKHAVLELTYNYGVKEYDKGNAYAQIAIGTDDVYKTAEVVRQNGGQITREPGPLPGISTKITACTDPDGWKSVFVDNLDFLKELEE; encoded by the exons ATGGCTCGCCTCCTCTCCCCCCTCCCaatcaccgccgtcgccgccgtcgccgccgtctccccctccCGCTTCCGCATCCCCGCCGTCTCCG TCGCGCGGCGTCAGGCGCTCTTCGGCGGAAGAGTAGGGTTGAGGGTGCCCGCGAGACTGTCAACGAGGGGAGTGAGCGCCGGCGCGGAGGCGGGCGTGCCCGCAGCTCGAGCGGCCGCGGTGATTAGCCCTGAGGAGGCCGTGGAGTGGGTCAAGAAGGACAGGAGGCGCCTGCTCCACGTCGTCTACCGCGTCGGCGATCTTGACAAGACTATCAA GTTTTATACGGAGTGCTTAGGGATGAAGCTGCTGCGGAGAAGGGACATCCCGGAGGAGAGGTACACCAACGCCTTTCTTGGGTACGGACCAGAGGACTCGCATTTTGTTGCGGAGCTCACTTACA ACTATGGTGTCGAAAGTTACGATATTGGGTCTGGTTTTGGTCATTTTGGAATTGCTGTTGAGGAT GTCGAAAAAACAGTGGAACTTATTAAAGCCAAGGGAGGAACAGTAACAAGGGAACCAGGTCCGGTAAAAGGTGGAAAGTCAGTCATTGCCTTCATTGAAGATCCTGATGGTTACAAGTTCGAGCTTATAGAAAGAGGTCCCACACCTGAGCCTTTGTGCCAAGTAATGCTTCGAGTGGGAGATCTTGATCGTGCTATAAGTTTTTATGAGAAG GCATTTGGTATGGAACTTCTTCGCAGGAAAGACAATCCTCAATACAAG TATACCATTGCTATGATGGGATATGGCCCTGAAGACAAACATGCTGTACTGGAGTTGACATACAATTATGGTGTCAAGGAATATGATAAAGGAAATGCTTATGCACAG ATTGCTATTGGTACTGATGATGTCTACAAGACCGCAGAAGTTGTTAGACAAAACGGGGGACAAATAACTCGTGAACCTGGCCCATTACCTGGCATTAGTACCAAGATAACTGCCTGCACAGATCCAGATGGCTGGAAATCA GTATTTGTTGACAATCTAGATTTTCTCAAGGAGTTGGAAGAATGA